A stretch of Rhododendron vialii isolate Sample 1 chromosome 4a, ASM3025357v1 DNA encodes these proteins:
- the LOC131322581 gene encoding phosphatidylinositol/phosphatidylcholine transfer protein SFH2-like, with product MAFVTEDMIKQLQTLMEQIDEPLKITFKNMHQGYPTETLMRFLKAREGDVSKAHKMLLDCLNWRIQNEIDAILGKPIVPTEFYRAVRNSQLIGMSGYSKEGLPVIAIGAGLSTFDKASIHYYVQSHIQMNEYRDRVLFPSAMKKFGRHISTCVKVLDMTGLKLSALNQIKLLSVLSTIDDLNYPEKTTAYYIVNAPYVFSACWKVVRPLLQERTRNKVQVLPGSGKDELLKIMDYASLPHFCKREGSGSSFHSRNKTTDNCFSLDHAFHQQLYNYMKQQAELMEAPIRHGSVHVDFPEPDPEDGNIAETIESACKTMGNRIGLSNSLRELKINGE from the exons ATGGCGTTTGTAACGGAAGATATGATCAAGCAGCTCCAGACCTTAATGGAACAAA TCGATGAGCCACTCAAGATTACCTTCAAG AATATGCATCAAGGATATCCAACTGAAACATTGATGCGGTTTCTCAAAGCAAGGGAAGGGGATGTTTCCAAAGCCCATAAAATG CTGCTTGACTGTTTGAATTGGAGGATACAAAACGAGATTGATGCTATACTGGGG AAACCGATAGTTCCTACCGAGTTCTACAGAGCAGTGCGCAATTCACAACTAATAGGAATGTCAGGTTACTCAAAAGAG GGTCTCCCAGTCATAGCAATTGGTGCAGGGCTCAGCACGTTTGACAAAGCATCT ATTCACTACTATGTTCAGTCACACATCCAAATGAATGAGTATCGGGATCGCGTATTATTT CCATCTGCGATGAAGAAGTTTGGACGGCATATTAGTACCTGTGTGAAGGTTCTGGATATGACTGGTCTAAAGCTTTCAGCACTTAACCAAATCAAG ctATTGAGTGTTTTATCTACCATTGATGACCTGAACTATCCCGAGAAGACCACCGCATATTACATTGTTAATGCACCATATGTATTTTCTGCATGCTGGAAG GTTGTGAGGCCtcttttgcaagaaagaacaaggaATAAAGTTCAGGTGCTCCCTGGTTCTGGGAAAGATGAGTTGTTGAAG ATAATGGATTATGCATCTCTTCCACATTTTTGCAAAAGAGAAGGCTCGGGATCTTCTTTTCATTCTAGAAACAAAACGACGGACAATTGTTTCTCCTTGGACCATGCCTTCCATCAACAGCTCTACAATTACATGAAGCAGCAAGCAGAACTTATGGAGGCACCCATTAGACATGGTTCAGTCCATGTAGATTTTCCTGAACCAGACCCAGAAGATGGCAACATCGCTGAAACCATAGAATCCGCGTGTAAAACGATGGGGAATCGGATTGGGCTATCCAATTCACTACGCGAGCTCAAGATAAACGGTGAGTGA
- the LOC131322586 gene encoding uncharacterized protein LOC131322586, whose amino-acid sequence MASSHRDEPLSFTNQPTSSPIPVSDADSFLSNLDPSNNSNSQIGSASGSLQNEGFLNSLDGDAGADFGFQRPDFRADSLVGTVDCYDRHVFLCYKNPQVWPPRIEAAEFDRLPRLLSAALVARKGDLKKQTRLTICEGHDGTETSNGDVLIFPDMIRYRRLTHFDVDTFVEEVLVKDGEWLPGTPEALRGFYVFVCAHGTRDRRCGVCGPAVISRFKEVIELHGLQGKVSVSACSHIGGHKYAGNVIIFGSNIKGEVTGHWYGYVTPDDVPVLLEHHIGRGEIVDGLWRGQMGLSEDDQRRFQELRLQPDGETNDGRSTKEATQTNEISSSVCGSQVEVNGCCQANESFSCCQNDSIPEKTDNTDLNEREAKLAAEKKSNKRRISRRNSGKKGTCTRRVCTMPTWIESWEREDTYAALAVIGAALSVAFAYRCYKELR is encoded by the exons atggcCAGTAGTCACAGAGACGAACCTCTCTCATTCACAAACCAACCCACATCCTCTCCAATCCCAGTCTCCGACGCAGACAGCTTCCTTAGCAATCTCGACCCTAGTAACAATTCCAACTCCCAAATCGGCAGCGCTTCTGGAAGCTTACAGAACGAGGGTTTCCTCAACAGCCTCGACGGCGATGCCGGCGCCGATTTCGGGTTCCAGCGGCCCGATTTCAGGGCGGACTCATTGGTTGGGACGGTGGATTGCTACGACCGCCACGTGTTCCTCTGCTACAAGAACCCTCAGGTGTGGCCCCCGCGCATCGAGGCCGCTGAGTTCGATCGGCTGCCCAGGCTTCTTTCTGCTGCCCTAGTGGCTAGGAAAGGGGACCTGAAGAAACAG ACCCGCTTGACAATATGTGAAGGGCATGATGGAACTGAGACGTCAAATGGTGATGTCTTAATCTTTCCTGACATGATCAGATACAG GAGATTAACACACTTTGACGTCGACACATTTGTTGAAGAAGTACTTGTGAAGGATGGCGAGTGGCTGCCTGGAACTCCTGAAGCACTAAGGGGCTTTTACGTCTTTGTATGTGCTCATGGGACTAGGGATCGACGTTGTGGTGTTTGTGGGCCTGCTGTGATCTCTAGATTCAAAGAAGTGATAGAGTTACATGGTCTTCAGGGTAAAGTGTCTGTTAGCGCTTGCTCACACATTGGGGGGCACAAGTATGCAGGAAATGTGATCATTTTTGGATCAAATATCAAAGGGGAAGTTACTGGTCATTG GTATGGATATGTTACCCCAGATGATGTACCTGTTTTGCTCGAACATCATATTGGGAGAGGAGAAATTGTTGACGGGCTTTGGAG GGGACAGATGGGTTTATCAGAAGACGACCAGAGGAGATTCCAGGAGTTAAGGCTTCAACCAGATGGTGAGACAAATGATGGAAGAAGCACAAAAGAGGCGACACAAACAAATGAGATTAGCAGTTCTGTCTGTGGATCTCAGGTTGAAGTTAATGGCTGTTGCCAGGCAAATGAAAGCTTCTCTTGTTGTCAGAATGATTCCATACCAGAGAAGACCGATAATACTGATCTCAATGAGAGGGAAGCGAAGCTAGCAGCTGAAAAGAAGAGCAACAAGAGACGAATTTCCCGGAGGAACAGTGGGAAAAAAGGGACTTGCACTCGCAGGGTTTGCACTATGCCAACATGGATTGAAAGCTGGGAGCGCGAGGATACATATGCTGCTCTTGCGGTTATAGGTGCTGCTTTGTCAGTTGCTTTTGCCTATAGATGCTACAAAGAACTGAGATGA